A part of Caldicellulosiruptor owensensis OL genomic DNA contains:
- the spoVG gene encoding septation regulator SpoVG, whose protein sequence is MQVTDVRIRKITNEGKMKAIVSVTFDNCFVVHDIKIIEGQNGLFIAMPSRKTPEGEFKDIAHPINQETRDMVQKAVIEKYEAVISAGE, encoded by the coding sequence ATGCAGGTGACAGATGTTAGGATTAGAAAGATTACAAATGAAGGAAAAATGAAGGCTATTGTGTCGGTGACGTTTGACAACTGTTTTGTTGTTCATGACATCAAGATTATCGAGGGGCAAAATGGGCTTTTTATTGCTATGCCAAGCCGCAAAACGCCTGAGGGCGAGTTTAAAGATATTGCTCATCCAATAAACCAGGAGACGCGCGATATGGTCCAAAAAGCTGTTATTGAGAAGTATGAGGCTGTAATCTCAGCTGGGGAATAA